The Antarcticibacterium sp. 1MA-6-2 genome has a window encoding:
- a CDS encoding TrkA C-terminal domain-containing protein codes for MPNKEIVTLSVQRENNSIVGKTIEKSGIGKNFGVTVLTIKRGVNYITEVQPDTMIKQGDLLYLFGNPSNINKLNQHLSL; via the coding sequence ATTCCAAACAAGGAAATTGTAACCTTAAGTGTACAAAGAGAAAACAATTCTATAGTTGGAAAAACTATTGAAAAGTCCGGGATTGGAAAGAATTTCGGGGTAACGGTCTTAACCATTAAAAGAGGAGTGAATTACATTACCGAGGTACAGCCGGATACCATGATTAAACAGGGAGACCTTTTGTACCTCTTCGGGAATCCTTCCAATATTAATAAACTGAATCAGCACCTTTCCTTATAA
- a CDS encoding NAD-binding protein, giving the protein MQRHQWKNFHDHLVIIGFGINGQNISKAAKHANIPYVVTDLEPDAFEKGKKAGEPIIFGDATNPLILKHLHVQEARVVVIAISDPDATKKIINGIRSLTQTANLIVRTRYVREIEENLRLGADEVIPEEFETSIEIFSRVLRKYLIPHNEIQDFINQVRSSDYEMLTTLKKGPHTSHLPASSYSKQGNCNLKCTKRKQFYSWKNY; this is encoded by the coding sequence GTGCAGAGGCACCAATGGAAGAACTTCCATGACCACCTGGTGATCATTGGTTTTGGAATCAACGGACAAAATATTTCTAAGGCCGCAAAGCATGCCAATATACCCTATGTAGTAACCGATCTTGAACCGGATGCTTTTGAAAAAGGTAAAAAGGCAGGAGAACCTATAATTTTTGGAGATGCGACCAATCCCTTAATTTTAAAACACCTGCACGTTCAGGAAGCGCGGGTGGTGGTAATCGCAATTTCAGATCCCGATGCTACTAAAAAAATAATTAATGGAATAAGGTCTCTAACTCAAACGGCCAATCTAATTGTACGAACAAGGTATGTGCGGGAAATAGAAGAAAACCTAAGACTTGGTGCAGATGAAGTAATTCCCGAAGAATTTGAGACTTCAATAGAGATTTTTAGTCGGGTTTTACGAAAGTATCTCATACCTCATAATGAAATTCAGGATTTTATTAACCAGGTAAGATCCTCTGATTATGAAATGCTAACGACACTCAAGAAAGGTCCACACACGTCACACTTACCAGCATCTTCATATTCCAAACAAGGAAATTGTAACCTTAAGTGTACAAAGAGAAAACAATTCTATAGTTGGAAAAACTATTGA
- a CDS encoding cation:proton antiporter, translated as MEIPILKDIVVILGLSIFIILLFQKLKLPSLLGFLIAGIIAGPYAFNLISSQHEVELLSEIGIIFLLFIIGIELSLIGLAAIKKTILIGGGLQVGGTILFTALISNILGLPLNTAVFLGFLFSLSSTAIVLKILQEKGEITSPHGRVAVAILIFQDIVVVPMMLLTPLLAGKSDNILETLGILLLKILGVGILIYLLALYVVPRVFKMVIKTKNRELFILTTIVFCFGVAWLTSSVGLSLALGAFFAGLIISESDYSHQATANVLPFREIFISFFFISVGSLLNLQFFFNNIVWILLLVIGVLLLKMLIIAGTVWVLRYPPRTVFMTVFALFQVGEFSLLLSTVGVQNELLPESVYQYFLAISIITMGLTPFVMNYSASLTYNILKIPIPAAVRKRLDNVHRQMKSAEAPMEELP; from the coding sequence ATGGAAATCCCAATTTTAAAGGACATAGTAGTAATTCTAGGACTGTCGATATTTATAATTCTGCTCTTTCAAAAGCTTAAGTTGCCATCACTTTTGGGTTTTTTAATAGCAGGAATAATTGCAGGACCTTATGCCTTCAATCTAATAAGTTCACAACACGAGGTTGAACTATTGAGTGAAATAGGGATTATATTTCTTCTTTTTATAATAGGAATTGAACTATCCTTAATAGGTCTCGCTGCCATTAAAAAAACTATCCTGATAGGCGGAGGGTTGCAGGTAGGAGGAACTATTTTGTTCACCGCTCTCATTTCAAACATTCTTGGATTACCCTTAAATACCGCGGTCTTTTTAGGATTTCTTTTTTCTTTGAGCAGTACCGCAATTGTTCTAAAGATTTTACAGGAGAAAGGAGAAATTACCTCCCCTCATGGAAGGGTTGCAGTAGCAATTTTGATATTTCAGGATATAGTGGTAGTTCCTATGATGTTGCTAACTCCACTTCTTGCAGGAAAATCTGATAATATTCTGGAGACACTGGGAATACTGCTGTTAAAGATTTTAGGAGTAGGTATACTTATTTATTTACTGGCCCTTTATGTGGTTCCACGGGTGTTCAAAATGGTGATCAAAACCAAAAACCGGGAATTATTTATTTTAACAACGATAGTGTTTTGTTTTGGAGTTGCCTGGTTAACCTCTTCTGTAGGTTTGTCGCTTGCCTTGGGAGCTTTCTTCGCGGGATTAATTATTTCAGAATCTGATTACAGCCACCAGGCCACCGCAAATGTGCTTCCATTCCGGGAAATCTTTATTAGTTTTTTCTTTATTTCGGTAGGATCACTTCTCAATCTTCAGTTTTTCTTCAATAATATTGTTTGGATTTTGTTGCTTGTTATAGGCGTTCTGCTTCTAAAGATGCTTATTATAGCAGGTACAGTTTGGGTATTAAGGTATCCTCCACGAACAGTGTTCATGACAGTTTTTGCACTTTTCCAGGTAGGAGAGTTTTCTCTTTTACTTTCTACGGTTGGTGTACAAAACGAATTGCTACCCGAAAGTGTGTACCAGTATTTCCTGGCTATTTCAATTATCACAATGGGGCTCACTCCTTTTGTCATGAATTATTCAGCAAGTCTCACTTATAATATTTTAAAGATTCCCATACCTGCAGCCGTTAGAAAACGTCTCGATAATGTGCACAGACAAATGAAGAGTGCAGAGGCACCAATGGAAGAACTTCCATGA
- a CDS encoding peptidase M61 — translation MKKILYFFGVLAVTYSCKTPQNQSASIPQPVMVNIDLLNIKEDRVMVTVDPDKFTQSQTTFYIPTTVPGTYSIDNYGELVQDVKAYDYKGNELTLENTNSNTWVINNATELDKITYWVNDSFDMEGEKGIFSPSGTNIEKGENFMLNLHGFIGYFDQLKEHAYKLTIDRPQALFPGTAMQLTGTQPNQKQASAVTDTYNASRYFDIIDNPIMYAAPDTASIRTEGINVLLHVYSPNKVYTAQSIKDGVAEMISAQKKFLGEIDNTSNYAILLYLSNPEVASAKGFGALEHHTSTVVVLPETMPLESLKQTMTDVVSHEFFHILTPLNVHSNEIHYFDYNNPQMSQHLWMYEGVTEYFANLFQVNQELIENEEFYKRMSSKIENSKNFDDTVPFTLMSKKILEVPYKDAYYNVYLKGALIGMALDIRLRELSNGEEGILDLMKELSGKYGKNKPFEDEELIPTIVQMTYPEIADFFSKYVTGETPIPYDEFFAKVGVEMQEETINTSYFIKGQTPYIDGNPESGELFFRKGINLNSFLKELGVENGDLIKSVNGKDYNVQNVYELVMASQRWEVGNDITMVVIRNKEEKELKGKITQPTDTETGLGDMDLPEDDKRVQLRKAWLKN, via the coding sequence ATGAAAAAAATTCTTTATTTCTTTGGAGTCCTCGCAGTTACTTATAGCTGTAAAACTCCACAAAATCAATCAGCCAGTATACCACAACCTGTAATGGTTAACATAGATCTTCTTAATATTAAGGAAGATAGGGTGATGGTAACTGTAGATCCTGACAAATTTACCCAATCTCAAACCACATTCTATATTCCCACTACTGTTCCCGGTACTTATTCAATAGATAATTACGGAGAACTGGTACAGGATGTAAAAGCTTATGACTATAAAGGAAACGAATTGACATTAGAGAATACTAATTCCAATACCTGGGTCATAAATAATGCGACTGAACTGGATAAGATAACTTACTGGGTCAATGATTCTTTTGATATGGAGGGTGAAAAAGGAATTTTTTCTCCTTCGGGGACTAACATTGAAAAAGGTGAAAATTTTATGCTGAACCTTCATGGTTTCATTGGTTATTTTGATCAATTGAAAGAGCACGCTTATAAATTAACCATTGACAGGCCACAGGCTCTTTTCCCGGGTACAGCCATGCAATTGACAGGAACACAACCTAACCAAAAGCAAGCTTCAGCAGTTACGGATACATACAACGCCTCCCGTTACTTTGACATTATTGATAATCCTATAATGTATGCGGCACCAGATACAGCATCAATAAGAACTGAAGGTATTAATGTGCTGCTTCACGTGTATTCCCCAAACAAAGTTTACACCGCCCAAAGCATAAAAGATGGAGTTGCAGAAATGATCTCTGCACAAAAAAAGTTCCTGGGAGAAATTGACAATACTTCAAATTATGCAATACTGCTGTATCTTTCTAATCCTGAAGTAGCAAGTGCTAAAGGTTTTGGTGCTTTGGAACATCACACTTCTACAGTCGTGGTTTTACCGGAGACAATGCCGCTGGAAAGTTTAAAGCAAACAATGACCGATGTTGTTTCTCACGAATTTTTTCACATTCTCACTCCCCTGAATGTTCACTCTAACGAAATCCATTATTTTGATTATAATAACCCTCAAATGTCGCAGCACTTATGGATGTATGAAGGAGTAACTGAATATTTTGCCAATTTATTCCAGGTAAACCAGGAACTAATTGAGAATGAAGAATTTTACAAACGAATGTCTTCCAAAATTGAAAATTCCAAAAATTTTGATGATACCGTCCCTTTTACTCTAATGAGCAAGAAAATTCTGGAAGTACCTTATAAGGACGCTTATTATAATGTTTACTTAAAAGGTGCATTGATAGGAATGGCATTAGATATAAGGCTAAGAGAACTTAGTAATGGAGAGGAAGGTATCCTTGATCTCATGAAGGAGTTAAGCGGTAAATACGGTAAAAACAAACCTTTTGAAGATGAAGAACTAATACCTACAATAGTTCAAATGACCTATCCTGAAATAGCAGATTTCTTCAGCAAATATGTCACAGGAGAAACTCCAATTCCATACGACGAATTTTTTGCTAAGGTAGGAGTGGAAATGCAGGAAGAAACGATTAACACCTCCTATTTTATAAAAGGACAAACCCCCTACATAGATGGAAATCCTGAATCAGGTGAACTCTTCTTTAGGAAAGGAATTAATCTTAATTCATTTTTAAAAGAACTGGGAGTAGAGAACGGTGACCTCATAAAAAGCGTAAATGGAAAGGATTATAATGTTCAAAATGTTTATGAACTTGTAATGGCATCCCAGCGTTGGGAGGTAGGCAATGATATAACCATGGTAGTTATAAGAAATAAAGAAGAGAAGGAATTAAAAGGAAAAATTACTCAACCTACCGATACTGAAACAGGTTTGGGAGATATGGATCTTCCTGAAGATGATAAACGGGTGCAATTAAGAAAAGCCTGGCTTAAAAATTAA
- a CDS encoding lamin tail domain-containing protein, whose product MKKKLHIIGFIASFLVTFLLPAQSVFINEIHYDNDGGDLGEAVEIASPAGTDLAGWTVVLYNGNNSASYGTINLEGTIADQQGGFGTVSFTQSGIQNGAPDGLALVNAEGVVVQFLSYEGTMTATDGPAAGMTSTDIGVAQSGSDPVGHSLQLGGEGNTYSEFAWQTSIENTFGAINTNQSFGGEVTTPEPEPEPELPLKRLPWISFSLTRSIMTM is encoded by the coding sequence ATGAAGAAGAAATTACACATTATCGGCTTTATAGCCAGCTTTTTAGTCACCTTTTTACTACCCGCTCAGTCCGTTTTTATCAATGAAATTCATTATGATAATGACGGTGGTGATCTTGGAGAGGCAGTGGAAATTGCCAGTCCTGCCGGAACAGATTTAGCGGGATGGACTGTTGTTCTATACAATGGGAACAACAGCGCCTCTTACGGAACAATTAATTTAGAAGGAACTATAGCCGATCAGCAAGGCGGTTTTGGAACAGTATCCTTTACGCAATCAGGTATTCAAAACGGAGCTCCGGATGGATTGGCATTAGTGAATGCCGAAGGAGTTGTCGTTCAGTTTCTTAGTTACGAAGGAACTATGACTGCAACAGATGGTCCTGCAGCAGGAATGACAAGTACAGACATTGGTGTTGCGCAATCAGGATCAGATCCTGTTGGTCATTCCCTGCAATTAGGAGGAGAAGGAAATACCTATTCAGAATTTGCATGGCAAACTTCAATTGAAAATACTTTTGGAGCTATTAATACCAACCAAAGCTTTGGGGGAGAGGTTACTACTCCAGAGCCTGAGCCTGAACCGGAACTTCCACTCAAGCGCCTGCCGTGGATATCGTTTTCATTAACGAGATCCATTATGACAATGTAA